A part of Lampris incognitus isolate fLamInc1 chromosome 21, fLamInc1.hap2, whole genome shotgun sequence genomic DNA contains:
- the gyg2 gene encoding glycogenin-2 isoform X1 has translation MSAGEAFVTLATTDDYCMGAVVLARSVRRHGTTRHIVILVSSNVSRESRLSLEQVFDEVIPVDVMDSGDRAHLSLLGRPELGVTFTKLHCWTLTQYSKCVFLDADTLVLCNVDELFEREELSAAPDPGWPDCFNSGVFVFRPSLDTHARLVEHAQKHGSFDGGDQGLLNTFFGSWAAEDISKHLPFIYNLSANAVYTYLPAFQQYGHNAKIVHFLGAVKPWSCRSDAQTEGYTGNGIGRFVTLWWKEFLSHAEATAATVPPPPQTCDDLEKLQQSQAKEAKVPFRGKLDTHNSLLAHFSQPTDGPHPPPEVAETRFQPGDVLLEDEGLSCEEMEDQRPSSCTEGSDADSDTNSDNALQRAAETEAEQLEHRRLWETGRADYLGRDAFHNIQRKLDAFLN, from the exons ccggCGAGGCCTTCGTGACCTTGGCCACCACAGATGACTACTGTATGGGAGCTGTGGTCCTGGCCCGGAGTGTGCGGCGACATGGGACCACACGTCACATAGTCATCCTAGTTTCCTCTAACGTGTCTCGGGAGTCGCG GCTCTCCCTGGAACAAGTGTTCGATGAGGTCATCCCGGTAGATGTGATGGACAGCGGGGACCGGGCGCACCTCTCCTTGCTGGGACGTCCGGAGTTGGGGGTCACCTTCACGAAGCTCCATTGCTGGACACTCACCCAGTACAGCAAATGCGTCTTCCTAGATGCCGACACACTC GTGCTGTGTAACGTGGACGAGCTGTTTGAAAGAGAGGAACTGTCGGCCGCCCCGGACCCTGGCTGGCCGGACTGCTTCAACTCCGGGGTGTTTGTCTTTCGGCCCTCCCTGGACACCCACGCCAGGCTCGTGGAGCATGCCCAGAAGCACGGCAGCTTTGATG GAGGGGACCAGGGACTCCTAAACACCTTCTTCGGCAGCTGGGCAGCTGAGGACATCAGCAAACACTTGCCCTTCATTTACAACCTCAGCGCCAACGCGGTTTACACCTACCTTCCTGCTTTTCAACA GTATGGCCACAATGCAAAAATTGTTCATTTCCTAGGGGCGGTTAAACCATGGAGCTGCCGTTCTGATGCACAGACGGAGGGGTACACAGGTAACGGCATAGGCCGGTTTGTGACCCTGTGGTGGAAAGAGTTCCTCAGCCATGCAGAGGCCACCGCTGCCACTGTGCCACCGCCGCCACAGACGTGTGACGATTTGGAGAAGCTGCAACAA AGTCAGGCAAAAGAAGCAAAGGTGCCTTTCAGAGGGAAGTTGGATACCCATAATTCACTACTTGCACATTTTTCACAGCCCACAGATGGGCCCCATCCACCTCCTGAAGTAGCGGAGACG CGTTTTCAACCGGGGGACGTCTTGCTGGAGGATGAGGGACTAAGCTGTGAGGAGATGGAGGACCAGCGCCCGTCAAGCTGCACAGAGGGCAGCGATGCCGATTCAGATACCAACTCAGATAAT GCTTTGCAGAGGGCCGCGGAGACAGAGGCAGAGCAACTGGAGCATCGCCGGCTGTGGGAGACGGGCCGAGCAGACTACCTGGGCAGGGACGCCTTCCATAACATCCAGAGGAAACTGGACGCCTTCCTGAATTAG
- the gyg2 gene encoding glycogenin-2 isoform X2 produces the protein MDSGDRAHLSLLGRPELGVTFTKLHCWTLTQYSKCVFLDADTLVLCNVDELFEREELSAAPDPGWPDCFNSGVFVFRPSLDTHARLVEHAQKHGSFDGGDQGLLNTFFGSWAAEDISKHLPFIYNLSANAVYTYLPAFQQYGHNAKIVHFLGAVKPWSCRSDAQTEGYTGNGIGRFVTLWWKEFLSHAEATAATVPPPPQTCDDLEKLQQSQAKEAKVPFRGKLDTHNSLLAHFSQPTDGPHPPPEVAETRFQPGDVLLEDEGLSCEEMEDQRPSSCTEGSDADSDTNSDNALQRAAETEAEQLEHRRLWETGRADYLGRDAFHNIQRKLDAFLN, from the exons ATGGACAGCGGGGACCGGGCGCACCTCTCCTTGCTGGGACGTCCGGAGTTGGGGGTCACCTTCACGAAGCTCCATTGCTGGACACTCACCCAGTACAGCAAATGCGTCTTCCTAGATGCCGACACACTC GTGCTGTGTAACGTGGACGAGCTGTTTGAAAGAGAGGAACTGTCGGCCGCCCCGGACCCTGGCTGGCCGGACTGCTTCAACTCCGGGGTGTTTGTCTTTCGGCCCTCCCTGGACACCCACGCCAGGCTCGTGGAGCATGCCCAGAAGCACGGCAGCTTTGATG GAGGGGACCAGGGACTCCTAAACACCTTCTTCGGCAGCTGGGCAGCTGAGGACATCAGCAAACACTTGCCCTTCATTTACAACCTCAGCGCCAACGCGGTTTACACCTACCTTCCTGCTTTTCAACA GTATGGCCACAATGCAAAAATTGTTCATTTCCTAGGGGCGGTTAAACCATGGAGCTGCCGTTCTGATGCACAGACGGAGGGGTACACAGGTAACGGCATAGGCCGGTTTGTGACCCTGTGGTGGAAAGAGTTCCTCAGCCATGCAGAGGCCACCGCTGCCACTGTGCCACCGCCGCCACAGACGTGTGACGATTTGGAGAAGCTGCAACAA AGTCAGGCAAAAGAAGCAAAGGTGCCTTTCAGAGGGAAGTTGGATACCCATAATTCACTACTTGCACATTTTTCACAGCCCACAGATGGGCCCCATCCACCTCCTGAAGTAGCGGAGACG CGTTTTCAACCGGGGGACGTCTTGCTGGAGGATGAGGGACTAAGCTGTGAGGAGATGGAGGACCAGCGCCCGTCAAGCTGCACAGAGGGCAGCGATGCCGATTCAGATACCAACTCAGATAAT GCTTTGCAGAGGGCCGCGGAGACAGAGGCAGAGCAACTGGAGCATCGCCGGCTGTGGGAGACGGGCCGAGCAGACTACCTGGGCAGGGACGCCTTCCATAACATCCAGAGGAAACTGGACGCCTTCCTGAATTAG